The Macrotis lagotis isolate mMagLag1 chromosome 6, bilby.v1.9.chrom.fasta, whole genome shotgun sequence genome includes a window with the following:
- the MTERF4 gene encoding transcription termination factor 4, mitochondrial, with amino-acid sequence MAAGCRQVLQWHRLVPLPGPRGATPPHLPRLQRPPRAAASSQAHGQGVPLPPCKGQAGAPAPSRGPAGLLQAEPSSGGQRALEPDQALRLVVDMGFSETHTRRLLGIDPGIRPEQMLMVVSELMLLGLEPDPVCKVLQKNPRILRLTDKQLKNRAKHLRQLGLGGGNLQHMAHCCPDLFTMSPKHIDALVSVLKDRCLFTGQQVTEILHSCPRVLQEDPSALEYKFQYAYFRMGIKQQDLVKTRYFQYSMTKIKQRHIFLERLGLYQTPDKKGQTQICNPSVNSVLRVPETEFLAKTAHSTSEEFEVFKKLLVREELEEKEGPSTSEEDSDSSDDEED; translated from the exons ATGGCGGCCGGCTGCAGGCAG GTCCTGCAGTGGCACAGGCTGGTGCCCTTGCCCGGCCCGCGCGGGGCCACGCCGCCGCACCTGCCCAGGCTCCAGAGACCCCCCCGGGCCGCCGCCTCCTCCCAGGCCCACGGCCAGGGAGTGCCCTTACCCCCTTGTAAGGGCCAGGCCGGGGCCCCGGCGCCCAGCCGCGGCCCTGCGGGCCTTCTTCAGGCAGAGCCTTCCTCTGGGGGTCAGCGGGCCTTGGAGCCGGACCAGGCGCTCCGTCTGGTTGTGGACATGGGATTCAGCGAGACCCACACGAGGCGGTTGTTGGGCATCGACCCAGGGATCAGACCCGAGCAGATGCTGATGGTGGTTTCCGAATTAATGCTGCTGGGTTTGGAGCCCGATCCCGTGTGTAAAGTGTTGCAGAAAAATCCTCGGATCCTGCGCTTGACAGACAAACAACTGAAGAATCGGGCCAAGCATCTGAGGCAGCTTGGACTTGGAGGAG GGAACTTGCAACACATGGCTCATTGCTGTCCAGACCTGTTTACCATGAGTCCGAAGCATATTGATGCCCTTGTCTCTGTTCTGAAGGACAGATGTCTTTTCACTGGGCAACAGGTGACAGAGATTTTGCACAGTTGCCCCAGGGTTCTTCAGGAGGACCCCAGTGCCTTGGAGTATAAATTCCAG TACGCCTATTTTAGGATGGGAATAAAGCAGCAGGATTTGGTGAAGACCAGATACTTCCAGTACTCAATGACCAAGATCAAACAGAGGCACATCTTCTTAGAGCGGTTGGGCCTTTACCAAACTCCTGATAAAAAGGGACAAACCCAGATCTGTAATCCTTCTGTGAATTCAGTTTTGAGAGTCCCAGAAACAGAGTTTTTAGCCAAGACCGCCCACTCAACTTCAGAGGAGTTTGAGGTCTTTAAGAAGCTCTTAGTTCGCGAGGAgctggaggagaaggaagggccCAGTACGTCTGAGGAGGACTCTGATAGTTCTGATGATGAAGAGGACTGA